One Stigmatella aurantiaca genomic region harbors:
- a CDS encoding C45 family autoproteolytic acyltransferase/hydolase, translating to MTTSPPLQVIDCHGTPHQVGQQWGEASRESLRASAEAFFLALSMGPLRASRADAVSTAMKLEANVRAFAPEALELIRGQAEGSGLPYAEAFTLQCMLEVATHYAQIGSMCTSMALTGEATPDGQAILGQTIDWNPGARVELLRIRHPDGRAQLSLCLDGSPYYHLNSDGIGNCANLTLTAPRVCPSLLPLAVYLPKALRQSSLPAALEVLIQAARGIGYYHLADGNGRVAGIESTSEGHVLMRPERGVLVHANHYKSERFRGEDITHQYVPCTFQREERLVALLAAGHGRHTPESVMKLLADHGTPEGCLCIHGTPPVPGALPRETRATVVIAPARRMMWVAKGPACREPFTAFHV from the coding sequence ATGACGACATCCCCTCCTCTCCAGGTCATCGATTGCCATGGGACGCCCCACCAGGTGGGGCAGCAGTGGGGCGAAGCCTCCCGGGAAAGCCTGCGCGCCTCGGCCGAGGCGTTCTTTCTGGCCCTGTCCATGGGTCCGCTGCGGGCCTCCCGGGCAGACGCGGTGAGCACCGCGATGAAGCTGGAGGCCAACGTCCGGGCGTTCGCACCGGAGGCCCTCGAGCTCATCCGGGGCCAGGCCGAGGGGTCCGGGCTGCCGTATGCGGAGGCGTTCACGCTCCAGTGCATGCTGGAGGTCGCGACCCATTACGCCCAGATCGGCAGCATGTGCACCTCGATGGCCCTCACGGGCGAGGCCACCCCGGATGGCCAGGCGATCCTGGGCCAGACGATCGACTGGAACCCCGGGGCACGGGTGGAGCTGCTCCGCATCCGCCACCCGGATGGACGCGCTCAACTCTCGCTGTGTCTGGACGGCTCGCCGTACTACCACCTCAACAGCGATGGCATCGGCAACTGCGCCAACCTGACCCTCACCGCGCCCCGCGTGTGTCCCTCGCTGTTACCGCTGGCCGTGTACCTGCCGAAGGCCCTGCGCCAATCCAGCCTCCCGGCGGCGCTTGAGGTGCTCATCCAGGCCGCGCGTGGTATCGGCTACTACCACCTCGCGGACGGCAACGGCCGTGTGGCCGGCATCGAGAGCACCTCCGAAGGCCACGTGCTGATGCGGCCCGAGCGGGGCGTCCTCGTCCACGCCAACCACTACAAGTCCGAACGCTTCCGGGGCGAGGACATCACCCACCAGTACGTGCCCTGCACCTTCCAGCGGGAAGAGCGGCTGGTGGCGCTGCTGGCTGCCGGACATGGCCGGCACACCCCCGAGTCGGTAATGAAGCTCCTGGCGGACCACGGCACGCCCGAGGGCTGCCTCTGCATTCACGGCACACCGCCAGTGCCGGGTGCCCTGCCCCGGGAGACCCGGGCCACGGTGGTGATAGCCCCCGCCCGCCGCATGATGTGGGTGGCCAAAGGGCCGGCGTGCCGCGAGCCCTTCACCGCGTTTCACGTGTGA
- a CDS encoding winged helix-turn-helix transcriptional regulator, whose amino-acid sequence MQDPAHALCPSIQAALDILGRPWTGLVLVSLQNGPLRYSELAARLPGLGDKTLSARLKELEAKGFISRRVLPEPPIRVEYALTPKGTAFRAVMEAIHDWGQQFGGESGRAAPAEPKAAPASLPKRARSQRKAG is encoded by the coding sequence ATGCAGGACCCTGCCCACGCTCTGTGCCCCAGCATTCAGGCTGCGCTCGACATCCTGGGGCGTCCCTGGACGGGGCTCGTGCTGGTCAGCCTCCAGAATGGGCCCTTGCGCTACAGCGAGCTGGCGGCCCGGCTGCCGGGGCTGGGCGACAAGACGTTGTCTGCCCGGTTGAAGGAGCTGGAGGCCAAGGGGTTCATCTCGCGCCGGGTGCTCCCGGAGCCGCCCATCCGCGTGGAGTATGCGCTCACCCCCAAGGGCACCGCGTTCCGGGCCGTGATGGAGGCCATCCACGACTGGGGCCAGCAGTTCGGCGGCGAGTCCGGCCGCGCGGCCCCGGCGGAGCCCAAGGCGGCCCCGGCGAGCCTCCCCAAGCGGGCCCGCTCCCAGCGCAAGGCGGGGTGA
- a CDS encoding YaiI/YqxD family protein, with translation MKIWVDADACPGPVRDIIVRAAQRLQVPTVFVANKRLNLPRSEFVSSVQVGAGLDVADGHIAAAAQPGDLAITQDIPLAALLVPKGVVAIDPRGELFSEENIAERLSVRNFMQELRESGVMTGGPGGFSAQDRQQFAAALDRELTRLRKKP, from the coding sequence ATGAAGATCTGGGTCGATGCCGATGCCTGTCCAGGACCCGTGCGGGACATCATCGTCCGGGCCGCCCAGCGGCTCCAGGTGCCCACGGTCTTCGTGGCCAACAAGCGCCTGAACCTGCCCCGCTCGGAGTTCGTCTCCTCGGTGCAGGTGGGCGCCGGGCTCGACGTGGCGGATGGCCACATCGCCGCGGCGGCCCAGCCGGGAGACCTCGCCATCACGCAGGACATTCCCCTGGCCGCGCTGCTCGTCCCCAAGGGCGTGGTGGCGATTGATCCACGCGGCGAGCTCTTCAGCGAGGAGAACATCGCCGAGCGCCTCTCGGTGCGGAACTTCATGCAGGAGCTGCGCGAGAGCGGGGTGATGACGGGCGGCCCGGGAGGCTTCTCCGCCCAGGACCGCCAGCAGTTCGCCGCCGCCCTGGACCGGGAGCTCACCCGGCTGCGCAAGAAGCCCTGA
- a CDS encoding efflux RND transporter periplasmic adaptor subunit: MQRVSRINGQRALWTLASLRGTVAWTALTVVALSGCSKEEKAASGGQDGGSGQGKPAAVEVVELKPGPLRETQDYLGTLISRTSVTVYPQATGYVQSIEVRPGQKVEAGQVLIQVDPREGRALLEGVQAQRASAQANLELAQRSLKRSEQLVREGLMSRQEYDQAVAQSRAAEANARAVSAQLAVQAVQLGFTHVKAPFAGIVGDIPVKVGDFISPQTAITRVDQSQALEISVALPAERAAEVKPGQTEVEVLGEKNEPVAASTVFFVSPTPDPQTQLVEIKATFQNEVGLRAGQRVPVRVVFDVREALRMPTYAVARQSGQSFAWVVAEGDGGGPAAQRRPVTLGDISDNAYEVREGLKAGDKVVVSGLQLLQNGQPIEPKPQQERREGVGGGGDAGVGGGIGAGQ; encoded by the coding sequence ATGCAGCGGGTGAGTCGTATCAACGGGCAGCGGGCACTCTGGACGCTGGCGTCCCTTCGCGGCACGGTGGCCTGGACGGCCCTGACGGTGGTGGCCCTCTCGGGCTGCAGCAAGGAGGAGAAGGCCGCCAGCGGCGGGCAGGACGGCGGCAGTGGCCAGGGCAAGCCTGCCGCCGTGGAGGTGGTGGAGCTGAAGCCCGGCCCCCTGCGGGAGACGCAGGATTACCTGGGCACGCTCATCTCCCGCACCAGCGTCACCGTGTACCCCCAGGCGACCGGCTACGTGCAGAGCATCGAGGTGAGGCCTGGCCAGAAGGTGGAGGCCGGCCAGGTGCTCATCCAGGTGGATCCCCGCGAGGGGCGGGCGCTGCTCGAGGGCGTCCAGGCCCAGCGCGCCTCGGCCCAGGCCAACCTGGAGCTGGCCCAGCGCAGCCTCAAGCGCAGCGAGCAGCTCGTGCGCGAGGGGCTCATGAGCCGGCAGGAGTATGACCAGGCGGTGGCGCAGTCCCGGGCGGCCGAGGCCAACGCCCGCGCCGTCTCGGCCCAGCTCGCCGTCCAGGCGGTGCAACTGGGCTTCACCCACGTGAAGGCCCCCTTCGCTGGCATCGTCGGCGACATCCCCGTGAAGGTGGGCGACTTCATCTCGCCCCAGACGGCCATCACCCGCGTGGACCAGAGCCAGGCGCTGGAGATCTCCGTGGCGCTGCCCGCAGAGCGCGCCGCGGAGGTGAAGCCGGGCCAGACGGAGGTGGAGGTGCTGGGCGAGAAGAACGAGCCCGTGGCGGCCTCCACCGTCTTCTTCGTCTCGCCCACGCCCGATCCGCAGACGCAGCTGGTGGAAATCAAGGCCACCTTCCAGAACGAGGTGGGCCTGCGCGCGGGCCAGCGCGTCCCCGTCCGGGTGGTGTTCGACGTGCGCGAGGCCCTGCGGATGCCGACCTACGCGGTGGCCCGGCAGAGCGGCCAGAGCTTCGCCTGGGTCGTGGCCGAGGGCGACGGCGGCGGGCCCGCGGCGCAGCGGCGCCCGGTGACGCTGGGGGACATCTCCGACAACGCCTACGAGGTCCGCGAGGGGCTCAAGGCCGGCGACAAGGTGGTGGTGAGCGGCCTCCAGCTGCTCCAGAACGGCCAGCCCATCGAGCCCAAGCCGCAGCAGGAGCGCCGCGAGGGCGTGGGCGGCGGCGGGGATGCGGGTGTGGGCGGCGGCATCGGCGCAGGACAGTGA
- a CDS encoding DUF4142 domain-containing protein — protein sequence MSCKRGMGWKVWVVGGMAALSLGTTAFANDGAKKEAQRMGKAEAKSDAYLDQLALFNAKQVAMAELALQRAQSPEVREFAQHLVQDHRQNSDDWMAWAGSQDIEMMMADLSIPMMGTGGSGTAGMEDKAYGEEMKKAGKHMDKRAMEAQKELDKLGAKEGMDFDKEFLSRVIDDHEKGQKMLGKGEKKFASDPAFASLIAKTDSIMMGHITEGKRLKDTMK from the coding sequence ATGAGCTGCAAACGGGGAATGGGTTGGAAGGTGTGGGTGGTGGGGGGGATGGCTGCGCTGTCGCTGGGGACCACCGCGTTCGCGAACGACGGGGCCAAGAAGGAAGCGCAACGCATGGGCAAGGCGGAGGCCAAGAGCGACGCCTACCTGGACCAACTGGCCCTCTTCAATGCCAAGCAGGTGGCCATGGCCGAGCTGGCGCTGCAACGCGCGCAAAGTCCGGAGGTGCGCGAGTTCGCCCAACATCTGGTGCAAGACCACCGGCAAAACTCCGATGACTGGATGGCCTGGGCGGGCAGTCAGGACATCGAGATGATGATGGCCGATCTGTCCATTCCGATGATGGGCACGGGTGGCTCGGGCACGGCCGGCATGGAGGACAAGGCCTACGGCGAGGAGATGAAGAAGGCCGGCAAGCACATGGACAAGCGGGCCATGGAAGCCCAGAAGGAGCTCGACAAGCTCGGCGCGAAGGAGGGCATGGACTTCGACAAGGAGTTCCTCTCGCGCGTCATCGATGACCACGAGAAGGGCCAGAAGATGCTGGGCAAGGGGGAGAAGAAGTTCGCGTCGGATCCCGCCTTCGCCAGCCTCATCGCCAAGACGGACTCGATCATGATGGGGCACATCACCGAGGGCAAGCGCCTCAAGGACACCATGAAGTGA
- a CDS encoding AraC family transcriptional regulator yields MPATTAPARLQEVAVCAPLAERVEFLLWVPPSGSLTREHEVIPDANADLLLELSDGHCRAVLHGPLTRPRRVPTQAGHGYLAVHFHPGALPRLVDATAAELVNEAVELRTLGGVSLDALGARLLAAGTLAPMCEVLEPLLRRLCAPRGDTFDRVLHYLRTHPGPPRPGVLAKALHLSPRTLQRAFKERVGFCPGTYSRIARLQGALSALRAAPPPSLSELAYQSGYADHAHMTREFRELTGRPPSAFRPPA; encoded by the coding sequence ATGCCCGCCACGACCGCGCCCGCGCGGCTACAAGAGGTGGCTGTCTGCGCCCCGCTGGCCGAGCGGGTGGAATTCCTGCTGTGGGTTCCTCCCTCGGGCTCCCTCACGCGGGAGCACGAAGTCATCCCCGACGCCAACGCCGACCTGCTCCTGGAGCTGTCGGACGGGCACTGCCGGGCGGTCCTCCACGGGCCCCTGACACGCCCCCGCCGCGTCCCCACCCAGGCTGGGCACGGCTATCTCGCCGTGCACTTCCACCCGGGGGCCCTGCCACGGCTCGTGGACGCCACCGCCGCCGAGCTGGTCAACGAGGCCGTGGAGCTGCGGACCCTCGGCGGAGTGTCCCTGGACGCGCTGGGGGCGCGGCTGCTGGCCGCGGGCACGCTGGCGCCCATGTGCGAGGTCCTCGAGCCGCTGCTGCGGCGCCTCTGTGCCCCGCGCGGGGACACGTTCGACCGGGTGCTGCACTACCTGCGCACCCATCCCGGGCCGCCCCGTCCGGGCGTGCTGGCGAAGGCCCTGCACCTCAGCCCCCGCACGCTCCAGCGTGCCTTCAAGGAGCGCGTGGGCTTCTGCCCCGGCACCTACTCCCGCATCGCCCGGCTGCAGGGGGCCCTGTCCGCCTTGCGCGCCGCCCCTCCCCCCTCTCTCTCCGAGCTCGCCTACCAGAGCGGCTATGCGGACCACGCGCACATGACGCGGGAGTTCCGCGAGCTGACAGGCCGCCCGCCCAGCGCCTTCCGCCCCCCCGCCTGA
- the mtgA gene encoding monofunctional biosynthetic peptidoglycan transglycosylase — translation MRRNVGKVLAVGVLGLVAFATFEYLRLPEAGPLVDQNPKTTALMEQRAAEAQEAGRKPRQRQHWVSLSSVSKPAIDAVLLSEDAGFYVHQGVDTVELKRALTEAWEEGELGRGASTLTQQLAKNLWLSTDRSLLRKLKEVVLARRLEKALTKNRILALYLNVVEWGNGVYGIEAGAREHFGISASRLSVAQGAVLAAMLPSPRKRPVSSGSKALRKRAFWIIDQMETFQRISSAQAQAARTELAQLLDGKAASGEGDGEDAP, via the coding sequence ATGCGCCGGAACGTGGGCAAGGTGCTGGCGGTGGGGGTGCTGGGGCTCGTGGCCTTCGCTACCTTCGAGTACCTGCGGCTGCCCGAGGCCGGGCCCCTGGTGGATCAAAACCCGAAGACGACGGCGCTCATGGAGCAGCGGGCGGCCGAGGCGCAAGAGGCCGGACGCAAGCCACGGCAGCGCCAGCACTGGGTGAGCCTGTCGAGCGTGTCCAAGCCGGCCATCGACGCGGTGCTGCTCTCGGAGGACGCGGGCTTCTATGTCCACCAGGGCGTGGACACCGTGGAGCTGAAGCGGGCGCTCACGGAGGCGTGGGAGGAGGGGGAGCTGGGGCGGGGCGCTTCGACGCTCACGCAGCAGCTGGCCAAGAACCTGTGGCTGTCCACGGACCGGAGCCTGCTGCGCAAGCTGAAGGAGGTGGTGCTGGCGCGGCGCCTGGAGAAGGCGCTGACCAAGAACCGCATCCTGGCGCTGTACCTGAACGTGGTGGAGTGGGGCAACGGCGTGTACGGCATCGAGGCCGGCGCCCGCGAGCACTTCGGCATCTCCGCCTCGCGGCTCTCGGTGGCCCAGGGCGCCGTGCTGGCGGCGATGCTGCCCTCGCCCCGGAAGCGCCCGGTGTCCTCCGGCTCGAAGGCGCTGCGCAAGCGGGCCTTCTGGATCATCGATCAGATGGAGACCTTCCAGCGCATCTCCTCCGCGCAGGCCCAGGCGGCCCGGACGGAGCTGGCCCAGCTGCTCGATGGGAAGGCCGCCTCCGGAGAAGGGGACGGCGAGGACGCGCCTTGA
- a CDS encoding efflux RND transporter permease subunit, producing MFTDFFIRRPVFATVLSILIVLVGAISIPSLPVAQYPNLALPQVTVQATYLGASAEVVESAVTTVLERELNGLEGMRYISSSSTNDGTSQITLTFEPSRDVDLAAVDVQNRVSTASARLPAEVNAVGLTINKAQTQLLMTFGLFDPDQRYDREFLSNYADVYIRDSLRRVPGVGDVRIFGERRFAMRLWLDPSKLAARGLTAQDVVAALREQNFQVAAGQVGQPPSPADQSYQLSVRVQGRLNEPAEFGNLIIQRGASGELVRFKDVGSAELGAENYGQLLRFNGQDAVGLGIFQLPEANALDVREGVVKELERLKDRFPPGMKYQVSTDTTLAVEASIEEVLTTLAEAIALVVLVVFIFLHGWRSVLIVALTLPVSLVGTFAFVSLFGFSLNTLTLFGLTLATGLVVDDAIVVIENVERVMEQEKLNAREATSKGMRQVASAVVAIALVLSAVFVPVAFFPGTTGAIYRQFALTLAFSIALSALCALTLSPAMCARLLRPQHGSKWRVFRWVDQGLNATRRGYDWLLRKLLGRMRWVVAGVFVLLVGLTVLVYKATPTGFIPDEDQGYFIVSVQGPEGTSLEYTRDILLKTEEVLRKQPEVNTLFTIGGFSFQGNGPNYGTLYVSLKPWSEREKQESSVAGLVERLRGPLSAISGARVLPFQPPAIRGVGSVGGFQFILEDQQGERSLEELAQVTKQLSGAANQSEALRGVFSTFTADTPLLDVKVDREKAKSLGISLDSLFSTLQVYLGSQYVNDFSFANRVYRVYVQAATPFRDEPKDIGSFYVRAGDGSMVPLDSLVTINPITSAQTIRHYNLFRSAEINGQQAPGVSTGEALNAMEEVSQKTLPPGYTYEWTGISLEQKQAGGQVLLIFALGIVFVFLVLAAQFESYALPLVVILSVPVAILGALGLQNLRGLPNDVFCQVGLVMLVGLASKNAILIVEFAEQLRGEGKSIVDAAVQAAETRLRPILMTSIAFLLGVLPLVLASGAGAAARKSLGTAVFGGMFLSTFINLIFIPVLYVLVEAGRERVLKRRKKEHPAGPAPTPQEA from the coding sequence ATGTTCACGGACTTCTTCATCCGCAGGCCCGTCTTCGCCACCGTTCTGTCCATCCTCATCGTCCTGGTCGGCGCCATCTCCATTCCCTCTCTGCCGGTGGCCCAGTACCCGAACCTGGCCCTGCCGCAGGTGACCGTGCAGGCCACCTACCTGGGCGCCTCCGCCGAGGTGGTGGAGAGCGCGGTGACGACGGTGCTGGAGCGCGAGCTCAACGGCCTGGAGGGCATGCGCTACATCTCCTCCAGCAGCACCAATGACGGCACCAGTCAGATCACGCTCACCTTCGAGCCCAGCCGCGATGTGGACCTGGCGGCGGTGGACGTGCAGAACCGCGTGTCCACGGCCTCCGCGCGCCTGCCGGCCGAGGTGAACGCCGTGGGCCTCACCATCAACAAGGCCCAGACGCAGCTCCTGATGACCTTCGGCCTGTTCGATCCCGACCAGCGCTACGACCGCGAGTTCCTGAGCAACTACGCGGACGTCTACATCCGCGACTCGCTGCGGCGGGTGCCCGGCGTGGGCGATGTCCGCATCTTCGGCGAGCGGCGCTTCGCCATGCGGCTGTGGCTGGACCCGTCGAAGCTGGCGGCCCGCGGCCTCACGGCGCAGGACGTGGTGGCGGCGCTGCGCGAGCAGAACTTCCAGGTGGCCGCGGGCCAGGTGGGCCAGCCCCCCTCCCCCGCGGACCAGTCCTACCAGCTCAGCGTCCGGGTCCAGGGGCGGCTGAACGAGCCGGCGGAGTTCGGCAACCTCATCATCCAGCGCGGCGCCAGCGGCGAGCTCGTGCGGTTCAAGGACGTGGGCAGCGCGGAGCTGGGGGCGGAGAACTACGGGCAGCTCCTGCGCTTCAACGGGCAGGACGCGGTGGGCCTGGGCATCTTCCAGCTCCCCGAGGCCAACGCCCTGGATGTGCGCGAGGGCGTGGTGAAGGAGCTGGAGCGGCTCAAGGACCGCTTCCCGCCGGGGATGAAGTACCAGGTGTCCACGGACACGACGCTCGCGGTGGAGGCCTCCATCGAGGAGGTGCTGACCACGCTGGCCGAGGCCATCGCGCTGGTGGTGCTCGTGGTGTTCATCTTCCTGCATGGCTGGCGCAGCGTGCTCATCGTCGCGCTGACGCTGCCGGTGTCCCTGGTGGGCACCTTCGCGTTCGTGTCCCTGTTCGGCTTCTCGCTCAACACGCTCACGCTGTTCGGCCTGACGCTGGCCACGGGCCTCGTGGTGGATGACGCCATCGTCGTCATCGAAAACGTCGAGCGCGTCATGGAGCAGGAGAAGCTGAACGCGCGCGAGGCCACCTCCAAGGGCATGCGGCAGGTGGCCAGCGCCGTGGTGGCCATCGCGCTGGTGCTCTCGGCGGTGTTCGTGCCGGTGGCCTTCTTCCCGGGCACCACGGGCGCCATCTACCGGCAGTTCGCGCTCACGCTCGCCTTCTCCATCGCCCTGTCGGCGCTGTGCGCGCTCACCCTGTCCCCGGCCATGTGCGCCCGGCTGCTGCGCCCGCAGCATGGCTCCAAGTGGCGGGTGTTCCGCTGGGTGGACCAGGGGCTGAACGCCACGCGCCGGGGCTACGACTGGTTGCTGCGCAAGCTGCTCGGCCGGATGCGCTGGGTGGTGGCGGGGGTGTTCGTCCTGCTCGTGGGGCTCACGGTGCTCGTCTACAAGGCCACGCCCACCGGCTTCATCCCCGACGAGGACCAGGGCTACTTCATCGTCTCCGTGCAGGGGCCGGAGGGCACCTCACTGGAGTACACGCGGGACATTCTCCTGAAGACCGAGGAGGTGCTGCGCAAGCAGCCCGAGGTGAACACCCTGTTCACCATCGGCGGCTTCTCGTTCCAGGGCAACGGGCCCAACTATGGAACGCTCTACGTCAGCCTCAAGCCCTGGTCCGAGCGCGAGAAGCAGGAGAGCAGCGTGGCGGGCCTGGTGGAGCGGCTGCGCGGCCCGCTGAGCGCCATCAGCGGCGCGCGCGTGCTGCCCTTCCAGCCCCCGGCCATCCGCGGCGTGGGCAGCGTGGGCGGCTTCCAGTTCATTCTGGAGGACCAGCAGGGCGAGCGCTCCCTGGAGGAGCTGGCCCAGGTCACCAAGCAGTTGTCGGGGGCCGCCAACCAGTCGGAGGCGCTGCGCGGCGTGTTCTCCACGTTCACGGCGGACACCCCGCTCCTGGACGTGAAGGTGGACCGCGAGAAGGCCAAGTCCCTGGGCATCTCGCTGGACAGCCTGTTCTCCACGCTCCAGGTGTACCTGGGCAGCCAATACGTGAACGACTTCTCCTTCGCCAACCGGGTGTACCGCGTCTATGTGCAGGCGGCGACGCCCTTCCGGGACGAGCCGAAGGACATCGGCTCCTTCTACGTGCGCGCCGGCGATGGGAGCATGGTGCCGCTGGACAGCCTGGTGACCATCAACCCCATCACCAGCGCGCAGACCATCCGCCACTACAACCTGTTCCGGTCCGCTGAAATCAACGGCCAGCAGGCGCCGGGGGTCAGCACGGGCGAGGCCCTGAACGCGATGGAGGAGGTGTCCCAGAAGACGCTGCCGCCCGGCTACACCTACGAGTGGACGGGCATCTCGCTGGAGCAGAAGCAAGCCGGCGGCCAGGTGCTGCTCATCTTCGCCCTGGGCATCGTCTTCGTGTTCCTGGTGCTGGCGGCGCAGTTCGAGAGCTACGCGCTGCCGCTGGTGGTCATCCTCTCGGTGCCGGTGGCCATCCTGGGGGCGCTGGGGCTCCAGAACCTGCGCGGGCTGCCCAACGACGTGTTCTGCCAGGTGGGCCTGGTGATGCTGGTGGGCCTCGCGAGCAAGAACGCCATCCTCATCGTGGAGTTCGCCGAGCAGCTGCGCGGCGAGGGCAAGTCCATCGTGGACGCGGCGGTGCAAGCGGCGGAGACGCGGCTGCGCCCCATCTTGATGACCTCCATCGCGTTCCTGCTGGGCGTGCTGCCGCTGGTGCTGGCCTCGGGCGCGGGGGCTGCGGCCCGCAAGTCCCTGGGCACGGCGGTGTTCGGCGGCATGTTCCTGTCCACCTTCATCAACCTCATCTTCATCCCCGTGCTGTACGTGCTGGTGGAAGCGGGGCGCGAGCGGGTCCTGAAGCGCCGCAAGAAGGAGCACCCCGCGGGCCCGGCGCCCACCCCGCAGGAGGCCTGA
- a CDS encoding DoxX family protein, protein MNNVNSKWVSLVGRVLLGSLFVISGLGKLGNWEQTAAHMASQGLPLANLLLAGAAAAELAGGLSLLLGYRTPWGALMLAAFLVPVSLTMHAFWAHTGEARQMHLIHFMKNLSLIGGLLAQAVAGPGALSLDARRATLHSGTASRVPQHA, encoded by the coding sequence GTGAACAACGTGAATTCGAAGTGGGTGTCCCTGGTAGGCCGGGTGCTGCTCGGCTCGCTGTTCGTCATCAGTGGGCTGGGCAAGCTGGGCAACTGGGAGCAAACGGCGGCGCACATGGCGAGCCAGGGCCTGCCCTTGGCGAACCTGCTGCTGGCGGGGGCGGCGGCGGCGGAGCTGGCCGGGGGGCTGTCGCTGCTGCTGGGGTACCGGACCCCGTGGGGCGCGCTGATGTTGGCGGCCTTCCTGGTCCCCGTCTCCCTCACCATGCACGCCTTCTGGGCGCATACCGGCGAGGCCCGCCAGATGCACCTCATCCACTTCATGAAGAACCTGAGCCTCATCGGCGGCCTGCTCGCCCAGGCGGTCGCGGGCCCGGGCGCGTTGAGCCTGGACGCGCGGCGCGCAACCCTGCACTCGGGGACAGCTTCGCGCGTGCCCCAGCACGCCTGA
- a CDS encoding pirin family protein translates to MSWDADETRRHPALETLIVTRTREISDGFDVRRALPSMHRRMVGPFIFLDQMGPAVFQGGKGLDVRPHPHIGLATVTYLLQGEVLHRDGLGTVQSIRPGEVNWMTAGRGIAHSERTGPESRASGGPLFGLQAWVALPKQHEETAPSFVHHEAHTIPFLEGEGVRMHLIAGSLHGKRSPVKTFSEMFYADVALQAGARLPLPAGHEERALYLFEGTLEADGMVFGPGELLVFRPGAELVLKAPQAARMVLLGGEPMDGPRYIYWNFVSSSKERLEVAKADWREGRFAPVPQETEFIPLPDEPTPVRYP, encoded by the coding sequence ATGAGCTGGGACGCGGACGAGACACGGCGGCACCCCGCGCTGGAGACCCTGATCGTCACCCGGACGCGGGAGATCTCCGATGGGTTCGACGTGCGGCGGGCCCTCCCCTCGATGCACCGGCGGATGGTGGGCCCCTTCATCTTCCTGGACCAGATGGGGCCCGCGGTGTTCCAGGGCGGCAAGGGGCTGGATGTCCGGCCCCACCCGCACATTGGCCTGGCCACCGTCACCTACCTGCTGCAGGGGGAAGTCCTGCACCGGGATGGCCTGGGCACCGTGCAGTCCATCCGGCCCGGCGAGGTGAACTGGATGACGGCGGGGCGCGGCATCGCCCACTCCGAGCGCACCGGCCCGGAGTCCCGGGCTTCGGGAGGGCCGCTGTTCGGCCTTCAGGCCTGGGTGGCGCTGCCCAAGCAGCACGAGGAAACCGCCCCGTCCTTCGTCCACCACGAGGCCCACACGATTCCCTTCCTGGAGGGCGAGGGCGTGCGGATGCACCTCATCGCGGGCTCGCTCCACGGGAAGCGCTCCCCGGTGAAGACGTTCTCGGAAATGTTCTACGCGGACGTGGCGCTCCAGGCGGGCGCGCGCCTCCCGCTGCCGGCCGGGCACGAGGAGCGGGCCCTCTACCTCTTCGAGGGCACGCTGGAGGCGGACGGCATGGTGTTCGGTCCCGGCGAGCTGCTCGTCTTCCGGCCCGGTGCGGAGCTCGTTCTCAAGGCCCCCCAGGCCGCGCGCATGGTCCTGCTCGGGGGCGAGCCCATGGATGGGCCTCGCTACATCTATTGGAACTTCGTCTCCAGCTCGAAGGAGCGGCTGGAGGTGGCCAAGGCGGACTGGCGTGAAGGCCGCTTCGCCCCGGTGCCCCAGGAGACGGAGTTCATCCCCCTGCCCGACGAGCCCACGCCCGTCCGGTATCCGTGA
- a CDS encoding AraC family transcriptional regulator has product MERLNESRIIGAVLTDAFAVRASPSTVSTLHAAHGTSLLVGLDSEVTVQEPGRAPVRGRAVLVPPHQPHAVTGPGTTLGFLYDPERNPRLAGFARQRGGAVALEGPLALRLAGAMAAHRASLATPEVLEGLAHEYAGWIGGETPFRGIDRRVARVSNALRAPTADRRLIAAQSGLSPAHLQALFVRDVGLPIRTFQLWHRLLAALSAFAHRDATDAAHAAGFADLAHFSRTCRRMLGYSPTVLRQGRLVL; this is encoded by the coding sequence ATGGAGCGCTTGAACGAATCGCGGATCATCGGGGCTGTCCTCACGGACGCGTTCGCGGTGCGCGCTTCCCCTTCAACGGTCTCGACCCTGCATGCCGCGCACGGCACCTCGCTCCTCGTGGGCCTGGACAGCGAGGTGACGGTACAGGAGCCCGGCCGAGCGCCGGTGCGGGGCCGGGCCGTCCTGGTGCCCCCCCACCAGCCGCACGCGGTGACAGGGCCAGGGACGACCCTGGGCTTCCTCTATGATCCGGAGCGGAACCCCCGGCTCGCGGGCTTCGCGCGCCAGCGAGGGGGGGCCGTCGCGCTGGAGGGCCCGCTCGCGCTCCGGCTCGCCGGGGCCATGGCCGCGCACCGGGCGTCCCTTGCCACCCCCGAGGTGCTTGAAGGCCTCGCGCACGAGTACGCCGGCTGGATCGGCGGAGAAACTCCCTTCCGTGGCATCGACCGGCGCGTGGCCCGGGTCTCCAACGCCCTGCGGGCGCCCACCGCTGACCGGCGGCTCATCGCCGCGCAATCGGGACTCTCGCCCGCGCACTTGCAGGCCCTCTTCGTCCGCGACGTGGGGTTGCCCATCCGCACCTTTCAGCTCTGGCACCGGCTCCTCGCCGCGCTGTCGGCGTTCGCCCACCGGGATGCGACGGATGCCGCACATGCCGCCGGCTTCGCGGACCTCGCGCACTTCTCCAGAACCTGCCGCCGCATGCTGGGCTATTCGCCCACCGTGTTGCGCCAGGGACGGCTTGTCCTTTGA